A genomic window from Equus asinus isolate D_3611 breed Donkey chromosome 25, EquAss-T2T_v2, whole genome shotgun sequence includes:
- the GJA8 gene encoding gap junction alpha-8 protein, giving the protein MGDWSFLGNILEEVNEHSTVIGRVWLTVLFIFRILILGTAAEFVWGDEQSDFVCNTQQPGCENVCYDEAFPISHIRLWVLQIIFVSTPSLVYVGHAVHHVRMEEKRKEREAEELGQQPPGNGERAPPAADQCSIKKGGGGSKGTKKFRLEGTLLRTYICHIVFKTLFEVGFIVGHYFLYGFRILPLYRCSRWPCPNVVDCFVSRPTEKTIFILFMLSVASVSLFLNILEISHLGLKKIRSALKKPAEQPLGEVPEKSLHSIAVSSIQKAKGYQLLEEEKIVSHYFPLAEVGMVETSPLSAKPFSQFEEKMGTGPLGDLSRAYQETLPSYAQVGAQEVEGEGEEQPVEEAAEPEAGEKSQEAEKVSTEGQETTAVLEGEKVETPKVGKEAEKEELQAEKVSKQELPAEKAPSLCPELSGDDTRPLSRLSKASSRARSDDLTI; this is encoded by the coding sequence ATGGGCGACTGGAGTTTCCTGGGGAACATCTTGGAGGAGGTGAATGAGCACTCCACGGTCATCGGCAGAGTCTGGCTCACTGTGCTTTTCATCTTCCGGATCCTCATCCTTGGCACGGCCGCAGAGTTTGTGTGGGGGGATGAGCAGTCCGACTTCGTGTGCAACACTCAGCAGCCTGGCTGCGAGAACGTCTGCTACGACGAGGCCTTCCCCATCTCGCACATCCGCCTGTGGGTGCTGCAGATCATCTTCGTCTCCACCCCGTCCCTGGTGTACGTGGGACACGCCGTGCACCACGTCCGCATGGAGGAGAAGCGGAAGGAGCGCGAAGCAGAGGAGTTGGGCCAGCAGCCCCCGGGGAACGGCGAGAGGGCGCCGCCTGCCGCAGACCAGTGCAGCATCAAGAAGGGCGGCGGCGGCAGCAAAGGCACCAAGAAGTTCCGGCTGGAGGGGACTCTGCTGAGGACCTACATCTGCCACATCGTCTTCAAGACCCTCTTCGAGGTGGGCTTCATAGTGGGCCACTACTTCCTGTACGGTTTCCGGATCCTGCCCCTCTATCGCTGCAGCCGGTGGCCCTGCCCCAACGTGGTAGACTGTTTCGTGTCACGGCCCACGGAGAAAACCATCTTCATTCTGTTCATGTTGTCTGTGGCCTCTGTGTCCCTCTTCCTCAATATTCTGGAGATAAGTCACCTGGGCTTGAAGAAAATCCGATCTGCCTTGAAGAAGCCGGCAGAGCAGCCGCTGGGGGAGGTTCCTGAGAAATCCCTCCACTCCATTGCTGTCTCCTCCATCCAGAAAGCCAAGGGCTACCAGCTCCTCGAAGAAGAGAAAATCGTGTCCCACTATTTCCCTCTGGCTGAGGTCGGGATGGTGGAGACCAGCCCACTTTCTGCCAAGCCTTTCAGTCAGTTCGaggagaagatgggcacagggcCCCTAGGGGACCTGTCCAGGGCTTACCAAGAGACACTGCCTTCCTATGCTCAGGTGGGAGcacaggaggtggagggagagggggaggagcagCCTGTGGAGGAGGCAGCGGaaccagaggcaggagagaagagtCAGGAAGCAGAGAAAGTGAGCACAGAAGGGCAGGAGACCACGGCAGTGCTGGAGGGGGAGAAAGTGGAGACCCCgaaggtggggaaggaagctgagaaagaagagcTGCAGGCCGAGAAGGTATCAAAGCAGGAGCTGCCGGCTGAGAAGGCACCTTCTCTGTGTCCAGAGCTGAGCGGGGATGACACCCGACCCCTGAGCAGGCTGAGCAAAGCCAGCAGTCGGGCCAGGTCAGATGATCTAACCATATGA